The Dioscorea cayenensis subsp. rotundata cultivar TDr96_F1 chromosome 7, TDr96_F1_v2_PseudoChromosome.rev07_lg8_w22 25.fasta, whole genome shotgun sequence genome includes a region encoding these proteins:
- the LOC120264530 gene encoding uncharacterized protein LOC120264530 isoform X2, with translation MGKWRSGFVFGNPTRLLRSASHFHRFSRFPSHSPSPSNISPIFFFYFKSSFSSKKTTMAERTPHSHSSTRRGQSHRGNRSRQSSPGRKEGDGESLRALRPFDICRSGGVDTVRLKASLLELNREKRKELVRSACMSQCHNLRSGMILLKNHLSHEDQVKIIRTCQKLGIGIGGFYQPSYSDGAKLHLQMMCLGKNWDPEAKYVDIRPVDGAKPPEIPEVFQKLVKGAIQASHDFLLHQNKHINVEDELPNMSPDLCIINFYNENGRLGLHQDRDESPQSIAKGLPVVSFSVGNSAEFLYGVERDVDKAEKVVLESGDVLIFGGKSRMIFHGVSTIQANTTPKLLIEETNLRPGRLNLTFRQY, from the exons ATGGGAAAATGGCGGAGCGGATTCGTTTTTGGGAATCCGACCCGTTTGCTGAGATCCGCGAGCCATTTCCATCGTTTCTCTCGCTTTCCTTCTCATTCGCCTTCGCCTTCCAACATAAGcccaatcttcttcttctatttcaaATCCTCTTTCTCTTCTAAGAAGACAACGATGGCGGAAAGAACCCCTCACAGCCACTCCTCCACCAGGCGAGGCCAATCCCATCGCGGCAACCGATCG AGGCAATCTTCTCCTGGAAGGAAGGAGGGAGATGGGGAATCTCTCCGTGCATTGCGACCTTTTGATATATGCCGGAGTGGAGGTGTTGACACAGTGAGGCTAAAAGCCTCATTGCTTGAATTGAATAGAGAAAAAAGGAAGGAACTTGTGCGCTCTGCTTGTATGTCTCAGTGTCACAACTTGCGCTCTGGAATGATACTTTTGAAAAATCATCTAAGCCATGAGGATCAG GTTAAAATAATTAGAACTTGTCAAAAACTTGGTATTGGGATTGGAGGATTTTATCAGCCCAGTTATAGCGATGGTGCAAAGCTTCATCTGCAGATGATGTGTCTGGGTAAAAATTGGGATCCGGAGGCAAAATATGTTGATATACGCCCTGTAGATGGCGCAAAACCTCCTGAAATACCTGAAGTATTTCAAAAGCTGGTCAAAGGAGCAATCCAGGCATCTCATGATTTTCTATTGCATCAGAATAAACATATCAATGTTGAGGATGAACTTCCTAATATGTCTCCTGACTTATGCATCATCAACTTCTACAATGAGAATGGGAGATTGGGTCTCCATCAG GACAGAGATGAGAGTCCACAAAGTATCGCGAAAGGTTTGCctgttgtttctttttctgtGGGTAACTCTGCTGAGTTCCTTTATGGAGTTGAAAGGGATGTCGATAAAGCCGAAAAAGTTGTGCTTGAGTCTGGTGATGTTCTGATATTCGGTGGTAAATCAAGAATGATATTTCATGGAGTTTCTACAATCCAAGCTAATACAACACCAAAACTACTGATTGAGGAAACCAATCTCCGTCCTGGACGACTGAATCTGACTTTCAGGCAATACTAG
- the LOC120264530 gene encoding uncharacterized protein LOC120264530 isoform X1: protein MGKWRSGFVFGNPTRLLRSASHFHRFSRFPSHSPSPSNISPIFFFYFKSSFSSKKTTMAERTPHSHSSTRRGQSHRGNRSVEGQKIWVKVDHGNKSPQTVNTPQQRQSSPGRKEGDGESLRALRPFDICRSGGVDTVRLKASLLELNREKRKELVRSACMSQCHNLRSGMILLKNHLSHEDQVKIIRTCQKLGIGIGGFYQPSYSDGAKLHLQMMCLGKNWDPEAKYVDIRPVDGAKPPEIPEVFQKLVKGAIQASHDFLLHQNKHINVEDELPNMSPDLCIINFYNENGRLGLHQDRDESPQSIAKGLPVVSFSVGNSAEFLYGVERDVDKAEKVVLESGDVLIFGGKSRMIFHGVSTIQANTTPKLLIEETNLRPGRLNLTFRQY from the exons ATGGGAAAATGGCGGAGCGGATTCGTTTTTGGGAATCCGACCCGTTTGCTGAGATCCGCGAGCCATTTCCATCGTTTCTCTCGCTTTCCTTCTCATTCGCCTTCGCCTTCCAACATAAGcccaatcttcttcttctatttcaaATCCTCTTTCTCTTCTAAGAAGACAACGATGGCGGAAAGAACCCCTCACAGCCACTCCTCCACCAGGCGAGGCCAATCCCATCGCGGCAACCGATCG gtAGAGGGACAAAAAATTTGGGTAAAGGTTGATCATGGAAATAAATCACCACAAACTGTGAATACACCTCAGCAGAGGCAATCTTCTCCTGGAAGGAAGGAGGGAGATGGGGAATCTCTCCGTGCATTGCGACCTTTTGATATATGCCGGAGTGGAGGTGTTGACACAGTGAGGCTAAAAGCCTCATTGCTTGAATTGAATAGAGAAAAAAGGAAGGAACTTGTGCGCTCTGCTTGTATGTCTCAGTGTCACAACTTGCGCTCTGGAATGATACTTTTGAAAAATCATCTAAGCCATGAGGATCAG GTTAAAATAATTAGAACTTGTCAAAAACTTGGTATTGGGATTGGAGGATTTTATCAGCCCAGTTATAGCGATGGTGCAAAGCTTCATCTGCAGATGATGTGTCTGGGTAAAAATTGGGATCCGGAGGCAAAATATGTTGATATACGCCCTGTAGATGGCGCAAAACCTCCTGAAATACCTGAAGTATTTCAAAAGCTGGTCAAAGGAGCAATCCAGGCATCTCATGATTTTCTATTGCATCAGAATAAACATATCAATGTTGAGGATGAACTTCCTAATATGTCTCCTGACTTATGCATCATCAACTTCTACAATGAGAATGGGAGATTGGGTCTCCATCAG GACAGAGATGAGAGTCCACAAAGTATCGCGAAAGGTTTGCctgttgtttctttttctgtGGGTAACTCTGCTGAGTTCCTTTATGGAGTTGAAAGGGATGTCGATAAAGCCGAAAAAGTTGTGCTTGAGTCTGGTGATGTTCTGATATTCGGTGGTAAATCAAGAATGATATTTCATGGAGTTTCTACAATCCAAGCTAATACAACACCAAAACTACTGATTGAGGAAACCAATCTCCGTCCTGGACGACTGAATCTGACTTTCAGGCAATACTAG